Proteins from a single region of Chloroherpeton thalassium ATCC 35110:
- a CDS encoding Rne/Rng family ribonuclease, which produces MKTVKKQLLMNKSGDEVQVALVEDGRLAEVFIERPESTRNVGDIYLGRVQKVVEGLQAAFIDIGHSSDGFLHFSDVGTTNEDYRALLGEDTDDDDDDDSDTDTDSDSDSDSDTDADASSDDESNPPSQEATKSSSRSRGRRGHDNNTQNASGEDAAGEKRNRRMSYTQMIASKLKPNDSILVQVIKEPISNKGARLTSDITIAGRFMVLLPFGSGHLAISKRIVNRRERRRLKGIVRSILPKGFGAIVRTVAEEQDELLLKTDLEKLLAKWKQIEETVKDAKPPKLIFKEDTMISSVLRDSLTEDVTELVTNSQHIYKETLTFVRWAAPEMEKRVSHYKGKLPLFESYGIAKDVESIFSRKVWLKSGGYLIIEHTEAMVVIDVNSGRYAAKREQEENSLKTNLEAAKEISRQLRLRDIGGIIVVDFIDLLDEKNARKVYDTMKTEFRRDRAKSNILPMSEFGLMQITRERIRPSLMQRMGDECPACGGSGVVQARHTTIHQINRWLRKYALNGNHAFERLDLYVSQTVAQPLFQDAMNPQWKWFLQHLLFVNVKTDDSLRSDDFRFYLSKNHSDVTTEYADL; this is translated from the coding sequence ATGAAAACAGTAAAGAAACAACTTTTGATGAACAAATCCGGTGATGAAGTTCAGGTTGCGCTGGTCGAAGATGGCAGGCTTGCTGAAGTATTCATCGAGAGGCCGGAAAGCACTCGAAACGTTGGGGATATTTACCTTGGCAGAGTTCAGAAGGTTGTCGAAGGCTTGCAAGCCGCTTTTATAGATATTGGTCATAGCTCGGATGGATTTTTGCACTTTTCTGATGTGGGCACAACGAATGAAGATTATCGCGCGCTGCTCGGTGAAGACACGGATGATGATGATGATGACGATTCCGATACGGATACGGATTCCGACTCCGACTCCGATTCGGATACAGATGCCGATGCAAGCTCAGATGATGAATCCAATCCGCCCTCGCAGGAGGCAACCAAGAGCAGCAGTCGCTCAAGAGGTCGCCGAGGCCACGATAACAACACGCAAAATGCTTCGGGTGAAGACGCCGCAGGGGAAAAACGCAATCGCCGCATGAGCTATACGCAAATGATCGCCAGTAAGCTCAAGCCTAACGATAGTATTTTGGTGCAAGTCATTAAAGAGCCCATTAGCAATAAAGGCGCAAGACTGACTTCTGATATCACAATTGCGGGGCGTTTTATGGTGCTTTTGCCGTTTGGAAGCGGACATTTGGCTATTTCCAAGCGCATTGTAAATCGTCGCGAACGCCGTCGCTTGAAAGGGATTGTTCGCTCCATTTTGCCGAAAGGCTTTGGCGCGATTGTTCGAACCGTAGCGGAAGAACAAGATGAGCTCCTGCTAAAAACCGACCTGGAAAAGCTGCTTGCCAAATGGAAGCAAATCGAGGAAACCGTGAAAGATGCCAAGCCGCCGAAACTCATTTTCAAGGAAGATACCATGATTTCGAGCGTCTTGCGCGACTCGCTCACCGAAGATGTCACCGAGCTCGTGACCAATTCGCAGCATATTTATAAAGAAACCTTAACGTTTGTGCGTTGGGCTGCGCCCGAAATGGAAAAGCGCGTTTCGCACTACAAAGGCAAGCTTCCACTGTTTGAAAGCTACGGCATTGCCAAAGATGTGGAATCCATTTTTTCGCGAAAGGTTTGGTTGAAATCCGGCGGATATTTAATCATCGAGCACACAGAAGCGATGGTTGTAATTGATGTGAATAGTGGGCGCTACGCGGCAAAACGCGAGCAAGAGGAAAACTCCCTGAAAACCAACTTAGAGGCGGCAAAGGAAATCTCGCGTCAGCTTCGGCTTCGCGATATTGGCGGCATTATTGTGGTGGATTTCATCGATTTGCTCGACGAGAAAAATGCCCGCAAAGTCTACGACACCATGAAAACGGAATTTCGGCGCGACCGAGCCAAGTCTAACATTTTACCCATGTCGGAGTTTGGGCTCATGCAAATCACGCGCGAGCGCATTCGGCCAAGCTTGATGCAGCGCATGGGCGATGAATGCCCGGCTTGTGGCGGCTCCGGCGTGGTGCAAGCGCGGCATACCACGATTCATCAAATTAACCGCTGGTTGAGAAAATATGCCCTGAATGGCAATCATGCGTTTGAGCGCTTAGACCTCTATGTTAGTCAAACGGTGGCGCAGCCGCTTTTCCAAGATGCGATGAATCCGCAGTGGAAATGGTTTTTGCAGCATTTGCTTTTCGTCAATGTCAAAACAGATGATAGTCTTCGCAGCGACGATTTTCGGTTCTATTTATCCAAAAATCATAGCGATGTTACGACTGAATACGCGGATTTATAG
- a CDS encoding molybdenum cofactor biosynthesis protein MoaE has product MIEIQVTTEKIPPLQNDDSHTADGAELIFHGRVREEEDGKKLSGIFYEHYEEMAENELQKLAEKTVQKFPISGLSCVHRVGFVQNGEASLRVVIWSKHRAESLEAMAWFISELKTHVPIWKKAVLMRD; this is encoded by the coding sequence ATGATAGAAATTCAGGTAACAACGGAAAAAATTCCTCCGCTCCAAAATGACGATTCTCATACGGCTGATGGTGCAGAGCTGATTTTTCATGGCCGTGTGCGCGAAGAAGAAGATGGAAAAAAACTCAGCGGCATTTTTTACGAGCACTATGAGGAAATGGCAGAGAATGAGTTGCAAAAACTTGCGGAAAAAACCGTGCAAAAATTTCCGATTAGCGGCTTAAGCTGCGTGCATCGCGTAGGATTTGTGCAAAATGGCGAAGCCTCGTTGCGGGTGGTAATTTGGTCAAAGCATCGAGCCGAAAGCCTTGAAGCGATGGCATGGTTTATTTCGGAACTAAAAACTCATGTTCCGATTTGGAAAAAAGCCGTTTTAATGCGCGATTGA
- a CDS encoding MoaD/ThiS family protein: protein MEKTITVTVRCFSLVSDALGKSAFELDLPHGATAKLVLEKVRERMPAELNALPIRIAVNQEYILGDAELQHQDEVALIPPVSGG from the coding sequence ATGGAAAAAACAATCACGGTAACCGTTAGGTGTTTTTCGTTGGTAAGCGACGCGCTTGGGAAATCGGCATTTGAGCTTGATTTGCCGCATGGCGCAACCGCAAAGTTGGTGTTGGAAAAAGTTCGTGAAAGGATGCCTGCCGAGCTAAACGCTTTGCCGATTCGCATCGCAGTTAATCAGGAATATATTCTCGGCGACGCTGAGCTTCAGCATCAAGACGAAGTCGCATTGATTCCACCCGTTTCAGGAGGTTAA
- a CDS encoding gamma-glutamylcyclotransferase family protein produces the protein MDEHTVEYFAYGSNMNPIRLHSYRQVYFFSQRPAILRGYELVFNKVSPGNRDQEAGVANIVPRANSFVEGILYEVDEDGLEKLDLFEGVTIGHYYRTDVQVELKNGKTMSAQTYIACNDQIKEGLKPSKEYLGHLLAAKRMLSPNYANRLLAVETAD, from the coding sequence ATGGATGAACACACTGTTGAATATTTTGCATACGGCTCGAATATGAATCCGATAAGGCTTCATAGTTATCGCCAGGTTTATTTTTTTAGTCAACGCCCTGCCATTCTTCGCGGCTATGAGCTGGTGTTTAATAAAGTTTCTCCTGGCAATCGTGATCAAGAAGCTGGTGTTGCAAACATTGTTCCTCGCGCCAATTCCTTTGTAGAAGGCATTCTTTATGAAGTGGATGAAGATGGTCTCGAAAAATTAGACCTTTTTGAGGGCGTCACGATTGGACATTATTACAGGACAGATGTTCAGGTCGAGCTGAAAAACGGGAAAACCATGTCGGCTCAAACCTACATAGCGTGCAACGACCAAATTAAGGAAGGCTTAAAGCCCAGCAAAGAATATCTTGGCCATTTACTTGCTGCCAAAAGAATGCTATCACCGAACTACGCCAATCGCTTGCTTGCCGTAGAAACCGCTGATTAG
- a CDS encoding 2,3,4,5-tetrahydropyridine-2,6-dicarboxylate N-succinyltransferase, whose amino-acid sequence MNQSSIDSMRQKVEALAAMPAGTLQQEPGMQMFFKEFKTALNQGHIRSAEKKDGVWQVNHWVKQGILLGFKLGNLKAGEVAVFGANYAFSFIDKDTYPTRDFSLEDKVRIVPGGTAVRDGAYVAPGVVMMPPAYINVGAYVDAGTMVDSHALVGSCAQIGKNVHLSAASQIGGVLEPIGAMPVIIEDEVMIGGNCGIYEGTIVEEKAVIGTGVILNASTPVYDVVNEKIIRKTETAPLTIPKGAVVVAGSRPIKKGGFAEENGLSIYTPIIIKYRDDKTDGSVSLEDLLR is encoded by the coding sequence ATGAACCAAAGCTCAATAGACTCGATGCGCCAAAAAGTTGAAGCGCTTGCAGCAATGCCAGCCGGCACGCTGCAACAAGAACCCGGCATGCAAATGTTTTTTAAAGAATTTAAAACGGCGCTGAATCAAGGGCATATTCGCTCGGCAGAAAAAAAAGATGGCGTTTGGCAAGTGAATCATTGGGTGAAGCAAGGCATTTTGCTTGGCTTTAAATTAGGTAATTTAAAAGCGGGCGAAGTGGCTGTTTTCGGTGCGAACTACGCTTTTTCGTTCATTGACAAAGACACATACCCTACACGCGATTTTTCGTTGGAAGACAAAGTTCGTATCGTTCCAGGTGGAACAGCGGTGCGCGATGGCGCTTATGTGGCGCCCGGTGTTGTAATGATGCCGCCGGCTTATATCAATGTTGGTGCGTATGTGGATGCAGGCACAATGGTCGACTCGCATGCGCTGGTGGGGAGTTGTGCGCAAATTGGGAAGAATGTTCATTTGTCTGCAGCCTCGCAAATTGGCGGCGTGCTTGAACCTATCGGTGCTATGCCTGTCATTATCGAGGACGAAGTGATGATTGGCGGAAATTGCGGCATTTACGAGGGAACGATCGTTGAGGAAAAAGCGGTGATTGGCACGGGCGTGATTTTAAACGCATCAACGCCGGTTTATGATGTCGTGAATGAGAAAATTATCAGAAAAACGGAAACAGCACCGCTTACCATTCCGAAAGGTGCGGTTGTCGTAGCCGGCTCTCGACCGATAAAAAAAGGCGGCTTTGCCGAAGAAAACGGTCTTTCTATTTACACGCCGATTATTATTAAATATCGAGATGATAAAACAGATGGCTCCGTAAGTTTGGAAGATTTGCTCAGATAG